The Sporohalobacter salinus genomic sequence TGGTGATTTAGTATTTAGACTTACAAAACGTGCTTTTCAGCATTATAATGTTTCTTCTTGCTCTCCAGTGACTCCAGCATTATCAGAAACATTAGAAGATGTTAGAGAGGATATTAAGGAAAAAAATATTTTAATTGCTTATCTTCATGGTAAGCCTGTAGGATCAGTTCGATTCTATTCGTCGAATGGAGAAGACTTTTATTTAAGTAGATTGGGAGTAATAGGGAAATATCAGAATCAAAATATTGGACGTAGGTTAGTAGCAGAAGTAGAAAAGCGAGCAAAAGCAAAAGGTGGAGAAAGAATTATTCTTTATTCGGCTTATAGTTCAAAGGGATTAATGGGATTTTATCAGAAATTAGGTTATAAGATTGTTGAAATTAGAAATGATCCTGATTATACTAGGGCAGTAATCCAGAAAGAATTGGAGCAGGTTGATGTGGGAAAGATTAAGGAGGAGCAGAATTATGAAGTTATGGAGTGGTAGATTTCAAGCAGAGACTGATCAATTGGTAGAGAAATATACTTCTTCTATTGGTTTTGATCAGCGGTTGTATAAATATGATATTCAGGGTAGTATCGCTCATGTTAACATGTTAGCAGAATGTGAAATTTTAACTAATGAAGAACGTGATCAAATTATTTGTGGATTAAAGGAGATTTTAGAGGAGATAGAAGCTGGTGATTTTGAATTTGAGATTGGCTTAGAAGATATTCATATGAATATTGAACAGAGTTTAATTGATAAGATTGGTTCTGTAGGTGGGAAATTACATACAGCTCGCAGCCGAAATGATCAGGTTGCTTTAGATTTACGCCTTTATCTTAGAGACCAGATTGAAGTTATACAGACTTTAATCGAAAAGTTACAGAAAGTATTATTGAATTTAGCTGAAGAGAATATTGATATCATTATGCCTGGTTATACGCATTTGCAGAGAGCACAGCCAGTTCGAGTAGCTCATCATTTATTAGCTTATTATTATAAATTAAAGCGCGATTATGACCGTCTAACGGATGTTTATAAACGGACTAATGTGTTGCCGTTAGGAGCTGGGGCTTTAGCAGGAACTACTTTCGATATCGACCGCCAGTTTGTAGCTGATGAGCTTGGATTTGACAAAGTAAGTCAAAATAGCCTTGATACAGTTAGTGATAGAGATTTTGTAATTGAATTTTTGGCTGCTAGTTCTACTCTAATGATGCATCTAAGTCGATTTAGTGAAGAATTAGTGCTTTGGACATCACAAGAGTTTGACTTTGTTGATATTGATGATGCTTTCTGTACTGGAAGTAGTATTATGCCCCAGAAGAAGAATCCAGATGTGCCGGAATTAATTCGTGGTAAGACAGGGCGAATTTATGGTCATTTAATGCAGCTTTTGACAGTAATGAAAGGGTTACCTTTGGCATATAATAAGGATATGCAGGAGGATAAAGAAGGGTTATTCGATACAGTAGATACTTTGCAGGGAGCTTTAGAATTATTTAGCCGTATGTTATCGAATACAAGTTTTAAGCAGGTTAAGTTAGAAGAAACGGCTGAAGATGGTTTTACTAACGCTACTGATGTAGCTGATTATTTAGTGGAAAAGGGGCTTCCTTTTAGAGAGGCACATGAAGTAGTTGGTAAGACGGTTTTATACTGTATTAAGGAAGACAAGAAACTGTCTGAACTTAAGTTGAAAGAATGGCAGAACTTCTCTGATAAATTTAGTGATGATATCTATCAAAAGATAGATATTGAAACGGCTGTAGATGCTAGAGATTCAGTTGGTGGTCCAGCCAAAGAAGAGGTTATGCGGGTAATTACAGCTGAAAATAAAGAATGGGAATGATAAAAGAAGGGTTGATATAAGAGATAAAATTATCAACTCTTCTTCTTTTTTTCTGAGATATTTAAATTAAATTGGGCAGGTAAATTTTTATTCTGTCCAGAATAAATAACATAGATAGGTAGCAAGAAGGGGTGATAAGGATTAGCGGTAAATATAGAATTAATAAGATCAAGCAAGAACATACTATAATTGAAGATATATTACCTTTACTAGAAAATTTAGCTGCTTTGAAGAGCATTAAAAGTATTATACCTGGTCGAATTAGTCAACGTGGGGGTAGTGGAATGCAGCCGTATTTACAGTTAAAGTATAATACCCCAACAGGAATAAAGGTGTTAGCTAAAACTAGTTCCTCAGTTCAAGAGGTATTTGTAGTTACTGATTATCCTGATAAGACTATGCGTTTAATGAAAGAAAAGGGATTAGTGAAGTAATAATTTATTCATCAGTGAAAGTTTATTTAGTTATAGGGGGCGGAAGTATGTTTCAAGAGCTAAGGCTTGGAATTAAAGAAAAAAGAATGGTGAAGATGGTTTATCAGAATTCGCAACAAGATATCCGTTATTGCCGAGTTGACCCCTATAAAATGACAGATAAAAAGTTATATGGTTACTGTCATTTAAGGGGGCAAGAGATGATTTTCAATTTGGAAAATGTTTTAAGTGTTCAGTTGACTGATAAAAATTATACTATTCATACTGATTAATTTTTTTATTTGCCCTCCTATAAACTGTTCATTTTTTATATTTAACTTTCAGATAATAATAATTAAGTAGCATAAAGAATTTTCTTTACCTCTTATATAGTTATTTAATTGTTGAATTAAATAGAATTGTTATAATTTTTATTTTAGCTGTAAATGTTATTAATTAGAGTTGTTTTCTAAAAGAGGTGAAGAATTAGAAATGGAGATAATTGTCTTATTGGCAGTATTAGTTGGATTGGGTATTATTGAATTTAGTAATTTAAAAGCTATTTTATTGAGTATAGTGGAGTTTGGAAATCAATATTCTGGTTTTCTGTCGCTGCTTACAAGTTTGATTTTAGCTTATGCTACTTGGCGTTACGTTGTAATGGGAAGAAAGACTTTAAATTTTATGAAGGAGTCTTTTGAAAAGGAATATGAAGAAGATATAAAATTTATGTTTATCCAAAGACCTAAAAGAGAGATTAAAGAGGAATTTGTGACCAATGACCAATTAATAATAGGAAAATTAGACGATAAGGATTTAACTGTAAGTAAAGATGATACTTATTTATATATTAACATTTTTAATTCTGGTCGGAGATTAATTTCTCATATTCAATTGATTTATCAAGTTAGGATTATTGACCCTTGGGAAGAAACTGTAATGAAAAATAGAGAAATAAAGACAGTAATTCAGGTGACTGTACAACCGAATGATTATATTTCTTTTCCTTTGGTGAAAATGATGAATCTACCTCAAGTAGAAATAGTGATTGAATCTTTGCGCAGCTTTAATGGATTAGGCAAGGAGCAGTTACTTAATTCTCCTCAAAGAAAATTAGAGTATAAAAATAAAAATTTATAAGTCCGTAAATAATTTACGGACTTATTTTGTTTTTGTTAATAAGTATATAAAACCCAGCTATGATATCGGCTAAATCATAGTCTTTATTCAATTCTTGAGTAGGATTATTCTTTATTCGTTGGAGTAATTTAATAGCTTTTTTTAAGTATAATTTTCGGCGCTGCAATTTTAGTTCCTCCTTTACTATCTTTATTTAATTTTTATTGTTCTATAAATAGTTGGAATTAATACATGTTTTGTGAACTTCATAATAGAAGATTAGTTTTAATTTGCAATTTTCATTTTCTAGGAATAAAAAATTATAAATATTGATTTTTTTGCTGTATCCAATTATAATAAAGAAATAAAGAAGTGAAAGATTAAGAAAATTCATTAAGTTATCTTAAAGGTTGGAGGGTAATTAATGGTAGATAAAGATAAGATTAGAGAAGCAGTAAGTATGATACTAGAAGCTATTGGTGAAGATCCTGAGCGTGGAGGATTATTAGAAACTCCTGATAGAGTAGCAAGAATGTATGAGGAAGTCTTTAGTGGATTGGATAAAGATCCAGAAGATGATTTACAGATCTTTTTTAATCAATCACATGAAGAATTAGTTTTAGTTAAGGATATTTCTTTTTATTCAATGTGTGAACATCATTTACTTCCTTTTTACGGTAAAGCACATGTGGGTTATATTCCTAAAAATGGTAAAGTTACTGGCTTAAGTAAGTTGGCTAGAGTAGTTGATTCCTTTGCTAAGCGTCCACAGTTGCAGGAAAGATTGACAAGCCAGGTAGCTGACCTTATAATGGAAAATGTAGAGGCTCGTGGAGTAATTGTAGTTATTGAGGCCGAACATATGTGTATGAC encodes the following:
- the argH gene encoding argininosuccinate lyase, which produces MKLWSGRFQAETDQLVEKYTSSIGFDQRLYKYDIQGSIAHVNMLAECEILTNEERDQIICGLKEILEEIEAGDFEFEIGLEDIHMNIEQSLIDKIGSVGGKLHTARSRNDQVALDLRLYLRDQIEVIQTLIEKLQKVLLNLAEENIDIIMPGYTHLQRAQPVRVAHHLLAYYYKLKRDYDRLTDVYKRTNVLPLGAGALAGTTFDIDRQFVADELGFDKVSQNSLDTVSDRDFVIEFLAASSTLMMHLSRFSEELVLWTSQEFDFVDIDDAFCTGSSIMPQKKNPDVPELIRGKTGRIYGHLMQLLTVMKGLPLAYNKDMQEDKEGLFDTVDTLQGALELFSRMLSNTSFKQVKLEETAEDGFTNATDVADYLVEKGLPFREAHEVVGKTVLYCIKEDKKLSELKLKEWQNFSDKFSDDIYQKIDIETAVDARDSVGGPAKEEVMRVITAENKEWE
- the folE gene encoding GTP cyclohydrolase I FolE produces the protein MVDKDKIREAVSMILEAIGEDPERGGLLETPDRVARMYEEVFSGLDKDPEDDLQIFFNQSHEELVLVKDISFYSMCEHHLLPFYGKAHVGYIPKNGKVTGLSKLARVVDSFAKRPQLQERLTSQVADLIMENVEARGVIVVIEAEHMCMTMRGIKKPGSLTTTSAVRGLLQTNQAARDEALKLIKS
- a CDS encoding DUF2103 domain-containing protein, coding for MSGKYRINKIKQEHTIIEDILPLLENLAALKSIKSIIPGRISQRGGSGMQPYLQLKYNTPTGIKVLAKTSSSVQEVFVVTDYPDKTMRLMKEKGLVK
- a CDS encoding GNAT family N-acetyltransferase codes for the protein MNIRIKKAEIGDGDLVFRLTKRAFQHYNVSSCSPVTPALSETLEDVREDIKEKNILIAYLHGKPVGSVRFYSSNGEDFYLSRLGVIGKYQNQNIGRRLVAEVEKRAKAKGGERIILYSAYSSKGLMGFYQKLGYKIVEIRNDPDYTRAVIQKELEQVDVGKIKEEQNYEVMEW
- a CDS encoding WYL domain-containing protein, encoding MFQELRLGIKEKRMVKMVYQNSQQDIRYCRVDPYKMTDKKLYGYCHLRGQEMIFNLENVLSVQLTDKNYTIHTD